One part of the Streptomyces ferrugineus genome encodes these proteins:
- a CDS encoding SigE family RNA polymerase sigma factor, whose translation MCRSIYVYVLFRTKGCHVYLVEETEVQNPAEEPEVTADQPVERTRLTPAQAFDALYAFCAPALVRQTYLLTGRRELARESVERAFQLAWQRWPEVARDPDPAGWVRATAYDFALSPWHRFRPRYRHPEPPPSDALNRALLDVLLQLPAAQRRTLVLYDGVGLDLPETAAETEASTPATANRLMHARTAVATRLPDLSDPTELHRRLAELAATERLRAAKPTTVREGSEHRARFWTRAAIAFTVTLIGTTALTLRTAPTQYEAPVPPGSTVRGVPPRMAPGPLSDKELKLREKLRAEIAHGPERLSPRAG comes from the coding sequence ATGTGTCGCTCAATATATGTTTATGTTCTTTTTCGTACGAAAGGGTGTCACGTGTACCTGGTCGAGGAGACGGAGGTTCAGAACCCCGCAGAGGAGCCCGAGGTGACGGCAGATCAGCCCGTCGAGCGGACCCGCCTGACACCCGCCCAGGCCTTCGACGCGCTCTACGCGTTCTGCGCCCCGGCCCTCGTACGGCAGACCTATCTGCTCACCGGGCGCCGTGAACTCGCCCGCGAGTCGGTCGAGCGGGCCTTCCAACTCGCCTGGCAGCGCTGGCCGGAGGTGGCCCGCGACCCGGATCCGGCGGGCTGGGTGCGGGCGACGGCGTACGACTTCGCGCTCTCCCCCTGGCACCGGTTCCGCCCCCGCTACCGGCACCCCGAACCGCCGCCCTCGGACGCCTTGAACCGCGCCCTGCTGGACGTACTGCTCCAACTGCCGGCAGCCCAGCGCCGCACGCTCGTCCTCTACGACGGTGTGGGCCTCGACCTGCCCGAGACGGCGGCCGAGACGGAGGCGAGCACCCCGGCCACCGCCAACCGCCTGATGCACGCCCGCACCGCGGTCGCCACCCGCCTGCCGGACCTGTCCGACCCCACGGAACTCCACCGCCGCCTGGCCGAACTGGCCGCGACGGAACGTCTGCGCGCCGCCAAGCCGACGACGGTCCGCGAGGGCAGCGAACACCGGGCCCGCTTCTGGACCCGCGCCGCCATCGCGTTCACGGTGACCCTCATCGGCACGACGGCGCTGACCCTGCGGACCGCGCCGACGCAGTACGAGGCACCGGTGCCGCCGGGGTCGACGGTGCGGGGGGTGCCGCCGAGGATGGCGCCGGGGCCGCTGTCGGACAAGGAGCTGAAGCTCCGGGAGAAACTCCGCGCGGAGATCGCCCACGGCCCGGAGCGGCTGAGCCCGCGGGCCGGCTAG
- the sucD gene encoding succinate--CoA ligase subunit alpha: protein MAIWLNKDSKVIVQGMTGATGMKHTKLMLGDGTNVVGGVNPRKAGQTVDFDGTEVPVFGTVKDAIEKTGANVSVIFVPEKFTKDAVVEAIDAEIPLAVVITEGIAVHDSAAFWAYAGKKGNKTRIIGPNCPGIITPGGSNVGIIPGDITKPGRIGLVSKSGTLTYQMMYELRDIGFSTAVGIGGDPIIGTTHIDALAAFQADPDTDLIVMIGEIGGDAEERAAAFIKENVTKPVVGYVAGFTAPEGKTMGHAGAIVSGSSGTAQAKKEALEAAGVKVGKTPTETAKLAREILGG, encoded by the coding sequence ATGGCTATCTGGCTCAACAAGGACAGCAAGGTCATCGTCCAGGGCATGACGGGCGCCACCGGCATGAAGCACACCAAGCTCATGCTCGGTGACGGCACCAACGTCGTGGGCGGCGTCAACCCGCGCAAGGCGGGTCAGACCGTGGACTTCGACGGCACCGAGGTACCCGTCTTCGGGACCGTCAAGGACGCCATCGAGAAGACCGGCGCCAACGTCTCCGTCATCTTCGTGCCGGAGAAGTTCACCAAGGACGCGGTCGTCGAGGCCATCGACGCCGAGATCCCGCTGGCCGTCGTGATCACCGAGGGCATCGCCGTGCACGACTCGGCCGCCTTCTGGGCGTACGCCGGCAAGAAGGGCAACAAGACCCGCATCATCGGCCCGAACTGCCCCGGCATCATCACCCCGGGCGGCTCGAACGTCGGCATCATCCCGGGCGACATCACCAAGCCGGGCCGTATCGGCCTGGTCTCGAAGTCCGGCACGCTGACGTACCAGATGATGTACGAGCTGCGCGACATCGGCTTCTCGACCGCCGTCGGCATCGGTGGCGACCCGATCATCGGCACCACGCACATCGACGCGCTCGCCGCGTTCCAGGCCGACCCCGACACCGACCTGATCGTGATGATCGGTGAGATCGGCGGCGACGCCGAGGAGCGGGCCGCGGCCTTCATCAAGGAGAACGTGACCAAGCCGGTCGTCGGCTACGTCGCGGGCTTCACCGCGCCGGAGGGCAAGACCATGGGTCACGCCGGCGCCATCGTCTCCGGTTCGTCGGGCACCGCCCAGGCGAAGAAGGAGGCCCTCGAGGCCGCGGGCGTCAAGGTCGGCAAGACGCCGACCGAGACGGCGAAGCTGGCGCGCGAGATCCTGGGCGGCTGA
- the sucC gene encoding ADP-forming succinate--CoA ligase subunit beta, with the protein MDLFEYQARDLFAKHDVPVLAGEVIDTPEAARAATERLGGKSVVKAQVKVGGRGKAGGVKLAASADEAVARATDILGMDIKGHTVHKVMIAETAPEILEEYYVSFLLDRANRTFLSIASVEGGVEIEEVAATRPEAVAKIAIDAIDGVDEAKAREIVEAAKFPAEVADKVVNVLVTLWDTFIKSDALLVEVNPLAKVASGDVIALDGKVSLDDNAEFRHDWDELHDKAAANPLEAAAKEKNLNYVKLDGEVGIIGNGAGLVMSTLDVVAYAGENHGNVKPANFLDIGGGASAQVMANGLEIILGDPDVKSVFVNVFGGITACDEVANGIVQALKLLEDRGEEVTKPLVVRLDGNNAELGRQILTDANHPLVQRVDTMDGAADKAAELAHAAK; encoded by the coding sequence GTGGACCTGTTCGAGTACCAGGCGAGGGACCTCTTCGCCAAGCACGATGTACCGGTGCTGGCCGGTGAAGTCATCGACACGCCTGAGGCGGCCCGCGCAGCCACTGAGCGCCTCGGTGGCAAGTCCGTCGTCAAGGCACAGGTGAAGGTCGGCGGCCGCGGCAAGGCCGGCGGCGTCAAGCTCGCCGCGAGCGCGGACGAGGCCGTCGCCCGGGCGACCGACATCCTCGGCATGGACATCAAGGGCCACACGGTCCACAAGGTCATGATCGCCGAGACGGCCCCGGAGATCCTGGAGGAGTACTACGTCTCCTTCCTCCTCGACCGTGCCAACCGCACCTTCCTCTCCATCGCCTCCGTCGAGGGCGGCGTGGAGATCGAGGAGGTGGCGGCCACCCGTCCGGAGGCCGTCGCCAAGATCGCGATCGACGCCATCGACGGCGTGGACGAGGCCAAGGCCCGCGAGATCGTCGAGGCCGCCAAGTTCCCGGCCGAGGTCGCCGACAAGGTCGTGAACGTCCTCGTCACGCTGTGGGACACCTTCATCAAGTCGGACGCCCTCCTCGTCGAGGTCAACCCGCTCGCGAAGGTCGCCTCCGGTGACGTCATCGCCCTGGACGGCAAGGTGTCGCTCGACGACAACGCCGAGTTCCGCCACGACTGGGACGAGCTGCACGACAAGGCCGCGGCCAACCCGCTCGAGGCCGCCGCCAAGGAGAAGAACCTCAACTACGTCAAGCTCGACGGCGAGGTCGGCATCATCGGCAACGGCGCGGGTCTGGTCATGTCGACCCTGGACGTCGTCGCGTACGCCGGTGAGAACCACGGCAACGTCAAGCCGGCCAACTTCCTGGACATCGGCGGTGGCGCCTCCGCCCAGGTCATGGCCAACGGTCTGGAGATCATCCTCGGCGACCCGGACGTCAAGTCCGTGTTCGTCAACGTCTTCGGTGGCATCACCGCCTGTGACGAGGTCGCCAACGGCATCGTCCAGGCCCTGAAGCTGCTGGAGGACCGCGGCGAGGAGGTCACCAAGCCGCTCGTCGTCCGTCTCGACGGCAACAACGCCGAGCTCGGCCGACAGATCCTCACCGACGCCAACCACCCGCTGGTCCAGCGCGTCGACACCATGGACGGCGCGGCCGACAAGGCCGCCGAGCTGGCCCACGCCGCCAAGTAA
- a CDS encoding vWA domain-containing protein: protein MTTEAMDPAGERLRRWRMVLGGDDADGTGCALSGKDAAMDGALTALYGKGDKGQSGKDRSAGLGASAPSVARWLGDIRTYFPSSVVQVMQRDAIDRLGLNTLLLEPEMLEAVEADVHLVGTLLSLNKAMPESTKETARAVVRKVVEDLEKRLATRTRATLTGALDRSARISRPRHHDIDWNRTIAANLKHYLPEYRTVVPERLIGYGRASQSVKKEVVLCIDQSGSMAASVVYASVFGAVLASMRSINTRLVVFDTSVVDLTDQLDDPVDVLFGTQLGGGTDINRALAYCQSQITRPAETVVVLISDLYEGGIRNEMLKRVAAMKASGVQFVALLALSDEGAPAYDRDHAAALAALGAPAFACTPDLFPEVMAAAIEKRPIPVPDAV from the coding sequence ATGACGACCGAGGCGATGGATCCGGCCGGGGAGCGGCTGCGGCGGTGGCGGATGGTGCTGGGTGGCGACGACGCCGACGGCACCGGGTGCGCGCTCTCCGGGAAGGACGCCGCGATGGACGGGGCGCTGACCGCGCTCTACGGGAAGGGGGACAAGGGGCAGTCGGGGAAGGACCGTTCGGCGGGGCTCGGGGCGTCGGCGCCGTCCGTGGCGCGGTGGCTCGGGGACATCCGGACGTACTTCCCCTCGTCCGTCGTCCAGGTCATGCAGCGGGACGCCATCGACCGGCTCGGGCTGAACACATTGCTGCTGGAGCCGGAGATGCTGGAGGCGGTCGAGGCGGACGTGCATCTCGTCGGCACGCTGCTGTCGCTCAACAAGGCGATGCCGGAGAGCACGAAGGAGACGGCGCGGGCCGTCGTGCGCAAGGTCGTCGAGGACCTGGAGAAGCGGCTCGCCACCCGCACCCGGGCCACGCTCACCGGAGCCCTGGACCGCAGTGCCCGCATCAGCCGGCCGCGCCACCACGACATCGACTGGAACCGCACGATCGCGGCCAACCTCAAGCACTATCTGCCGGAGTACCGGACGGTCGTGCCGGAGCGGCTCATCGGGTACGGGCGGGCGTCGCAGTCGGTGAAGAAGGAAGTCGTCCTCTGTATCGACCAGTCGGGGTCGATGGCGGCGTCCGTGGTGTACGCCTCGGTGTTCGGGGCGGTGCTCGCGTCCATGCGGTCCATCAACACGCGGCTCGTCGTCTTCGACACCTCGGTCGTCGACCTCACCGACCAGCTCGACGACCCGGTCGACGTGCTCTTCGGCACACAGCTCGGCGGCGGCACGGACATCAACCGGGCGCTCGCGTACTGCCAGTCGCAGATCACCCGGCCCGCGGAGACGGTGGTGGTGCTGATCAGTGATCTGTACGAGGGCGGTATACGGAACGAGATGCTCAAGCGGGTGGCCGCGATGAAGGCGTCGGGGGTGCAGTTCGTGGCCCTGCTGGCGCTGTCGGACGAGGGGGCGCCGGCATACGACCGGGATCACGCGGCCGCGCTCGCCGCGCTGGGGGCACCGGCCTTCGCGTGTACGCCCGACCTGTTCCCGGAGGTGATGGCGGCGGCCATCGAGAAGCGGCCGATCCCGGTGCCGGACGCGGTGTGA
- a CDS encoding DUF5682 family protein, whose translation MCDGGEGEGAEVTGVDAAVSRGLDAGVVEGPSADVGAVRAGAGPVEGRAGSDPSTVSAPAVKPSGPLLLGVRHHGPGSARAVRAALDAARPRTVLIEGPPEADALIPLAGDEAMRPPVALLAHAVDEPGRSAFWPLAEFSPEWVAIRWAVEHRVPARFIDLPATHTLAWGKQDEAQPGTEGSGGGEEGHADADADADAGDASGPRADVWVDPLAVLADVAGYDDPERWWEDVVEHRGVGDGDVFAPFLGLEEAMGALREAYGCGGHERDLVREAHMRLQVRAAQREFGDDVAVVCGAWHVPALRQKSTVAADKALLKGLPKVKADMTWVPWTYRRLARVSGYGAGIDSPGWYGHLFGAPDRPVERWMTKVAGLLRDEDRIVSSAHVIEAVRLAETLAAMRGRPLPGLSETTDAVRAVMCEGSDVPLALVRDRLVVGDVLGEVPRSAPAVPLQRDLDRIQRRLRLKPEALERELELDLRKDNDAERSRLLHRLRLLRVEWGEPVASRGSTGTFRETWRLRWEPELSVRVAEAGVWGTTVYAAATAKAESDAVAAQGLADVTALAERCLLAELPDALPTVMRVLADRAALDADVGHLAQALPALVRSLRYGDVRGTDTGALAEVAAGLAERVFVGLPPACASLDADAAEEMRRHVDAVHGAVGLLGDAVSSGADTREAGLAPGQGDEGSPSESLGHGAPGSTPTALGHGDLRKRWHVVLRVLSVRDSVPGVIRGRAVRLLLDDGELAQDEAARLMGLALSPGTPPGEAAAWIEGFVGGGSGGGMLLVHDERLLGLVDAWLTGVPAEAFTDVLPLLRRTFSAYEPGVRRTLGELVRRGPGERGRAAVGGSGIPGFGAEVDLERADAVLPVVRLLLGLDPVEVGEDAASGLADNGLVGAAG comes from the coding sequence ATGTGTGATGGCGGCGAAGGCGAGGGGGCCGAAGTGACAGGCGTTGACGCGGCTGTGAGCCGGGGACTGGACGCGGGCGTCGTCGAGGGACCGTCGGCTGACGTCGGCGCGGTGCGGGCGGGTGCGGGGCCGGTGGAGGGACGGGCGGGGTCGGACCCGTCGACCGTCTCCGCCCCGGCTGTGAAGCCGTCGGGGCCGTTGTTGCTCGGGGTGCGGCATCACGGGCCCGGGTCGGCGCGGGCCGTGCGGGCGGCGTTGGACGCGGCTCGGCCGCGGACCGTGCTGATCGAGGGGCCGCCGGAGGCCGATGCCCTGATCCCGCTCGCCGGTGACGAGGCGATGCGGCCGCCGGTCGCCCTCCTCGCCCATGCCGTGGACGAGCCCGGCCGCTCGGCCTTCTGGCCGCTGGCCGAGTTCTCCCCGGAGTGGGTCGCGATCCGCTGGGCCGTGGAGCACCGGGTCCCGGCCCGCTTCATCGACCTGCCGGCCACGCACACGTTGGCGTGGGGCAAGCAGGACGAGGCCCAGCCCGGGACCGAGGGAAGCGGAGGTGGTGAGGAGGGCCACGCAGACGCAGACGCCGATGCCGACGCGGGCGATGCGAGCGGGCCTCGCGCCGACGTCTGGGTGGATCCCCTCGCCGTGCTCGCCGATGTCGCCGGTTATGACGATCCCGAGCGGTGGTGGGAGGACGTCGTCGAGCACCGGGGGGTCGGGGACGGGGACGTGTTCGCGCCGTTTCTCGGGCTTGAAGAGGCCATGGGGGCGTTGCGGGAGGCATATGGGTGCGGGGGACATGAGCGGGATCTGGTGCGGGAGGCCCATATGCGGCTCCAGGTGCGGGCCGCGCAGCGGGAGTTCGGGGACGACGTGGCCGTGGTGTGCGGGGCGTGGCACGTGCCCGCGCTCCGGCAGAAGAGCACCGTGGCCGCCGACAAGGCGCTGCTGAAGGGGCTGCCCAAGGTCAAGGCCGACATGACCTGGGTGCCGTGGACATACCGCCGGCTGGCCCGGGTCAGCGGGTACGGGGCGGGGATCGACTCGCCGGGGTGGTACGGGCATCTGTTCGGCGCGCCGGACCGGCCGGTCGAGCGGTGGATGACCAAGGTGGCCGGGCTGCTGCGGGACGAGGACCGGATCGTGTCCTCGGCGCATGTCATCGAGGCGGTGCGGCTGGCGGAGACGCTGGCGGCGATGCGCGGGCGGCCGTTGCCGGGGCTGAGCGAGACGACCGACGCGGTGCGGGCGGTGATGTGCGAGGGCTCCGACGTGCCGCTGGCGCTGGTGAGGGACCGGCTGGTCGTGGGGGACGTGCTGGGGGAGGTGCCGCGGTCGGCGCCGGCGGTGCCGTTGCAGCGGGACCTCGACCGGATCCAGCGTCGGCTGCGGCTCAAGCCGGAGGCGCTGGAGCGGGAGTTGGAGCTCGACCTGCGCAAGGACAACGACGCCGAGCGCAGCAGGCTGCTGCATCGGCTGCGGCTGCTGCGCGTGGAGTGGGGCGAGCCGGTGGCGTCACGGGGGAGCACGGGGACGTTCCGGGAGACGTGGCGGTTGCGGTGGGAGCCCGAGCTGTCCGTGCGGGTCGCGGAGGCCGGGGTGTGGGGGACCACGGTGTACGCCGCGGCGACCGCCAAGGCGGAGTCCGATGCCGTCGCCGCTCAGGGCCTCGCCGACGTCACCGCCCTGGCCGAGCGCTGCCTGCTGGCCGAACTGCCGGACGCGTTGCCCACGGTGATGCGGGTCCTCGCCGACCGGGCCGCCCTCGACGCCGACGTCGGCCACCTCGCCCAGGCGCTGCCCGCGCTGGTCCGCTCCCTGCGGTACGGAGATGTGCGGGGCACGGACACCGGGGCGCTCGCCGAGGTCGCCGCGGGGCTCGCCGAGCGCGTCTTCGTCGGCCTGCCACCGGCCTGCGCCTCGCTGGACGCGGACGCGGCCGAGGAGATGCGGCGCCATGTGGATGCGGTGCATGGGGCGGTGGGGTTGCTGGGCGATGCGGTGAGTTCGGGGGCCGACACGCGGGAGGCGGGTCTCGCGCCCGGGCAGGGGGATGAGGGCAGCCCGTCGGAGTCTCTTGGGCACGGCGCCCCCGGCAGCACGCCCACCGCCCTCGGCCACGGCGACCTGCGCAAGCGCTGGCATGTGGTGCTTCGAGTGCTGTCCGTGCGGGACAGCGTGCCCGGTGTCATCAGGGGGCGGGCCGTGCGGTTGCTGCTGGATGACGGGGAGTTGGCGCAGGACGAGGCGGCGCGGCTGATGGGACTCGCGTTGTCGCCGGGGACGCCGCCGGGGGAGGCGGCCGCGTGGATCGAGGGGTTCGTCGGTGGGGGTTCGGGCGGCGGGATGCTGCTCGTGCACGACGAGCGGCTGCTCGGGTTGGTCGACGCGTGGCTGACGGGGGTGCCGGCGGAGGCGTTCACGGACGTGCTGCCACTGCTGCGGCGGACCTTCTCGGCGTATGAGCCGGGGGTGCGCCGGACCTTGGGGGAACTGGTTCGGCGTGGGCCGGGGGAGCGGGGGCGTGCGGCGGTCGGCGGTTCCGGCATACCCGGATTCGGGGCCGAGGTCGACCTCGAGCGGGCGGACGCGGTGCTGCCGGTGGTGCGGCTGCTGTTGGGGCTGGACCCGGTGGAAGTGGGAGAGGACGCGGCAAGCGGCCTCGCGGACAACGGCCTTGTGGGGGCGGCGGGATGA
- a CDS encoding ATP-binding protein — protein sequence MPVSVEPKPVEAGGTESTEALRPHAEDAFAHELAALAAQDDRPRPARWKLSPWAVATYLFGGTLPDGTVITPKYVGPRRIVEVAVTTLATDRALLLLGVPGTAKTWVSEHLAAAVSGDSTLLVQGTAGTPEEAIRYGWNYARLLAHGPSRDALVPSPVMRAMAEGMTARVEELTRIPADVQDTLITILSEKTLPIPELGQEVQAVRGFNLIATANDRDRGVNDLSSALRRRFNTVVLPLPESAEAEVDIVSRRVDQIGRSLDLPAAPDGIDEIRRVVTVFRELRDGVTADGRTKLKSPSGTLSTAEAISVVTNGLALAAHFGDGVLRPGDVAAGILGAVVRDPAADRVIWQEYLEAVVRERDGWTDFYRACREVSA from the coding sequence ATGCCTGTATCCGTAGAGCCGAAGCCCGTCGAAGCGGGCGGGACGGAATCGACCGAGGCGTTGCGGCCGCATGCCGAGGACGCGTTCGCCCATGAACTCGCGGCGCTGGCGGCGCAGGACGACCGTCCGCGACCGGCCCGCTGGAAGCTGTCGCCGTGGGCCGTGGCCACATATCTGTTCGGCGGCACACTGCCGGACGGCACGGTGATCACACCGAAGTACGTCGGCCCGCGCCGCATCGTCGAGGTCGCCGTCACCACCCTTGCCACCGACCGCGCCCTGCTCCTGCTCGGCGTGCCCGGCACCGCCAAGACCTGGGTGTCCGAACACCTGGCCGCGGCGGTCAGCGGCGACTCGACGCTGCTGGTGCAGGGCACCGCGGGCACACCGGAGGAGGCGATCCGGTACGGCTGGAACTACGCGCGGCTGCTCGCCCACGGGCCGAGCCGCGACGCCCTCGTGCCCAGCCCCGTCATGCGGGCCATGGCGGAGGGCATGACGGCCCGTGTCGAGGAGCTGACCCGTATTCCGGCCGATGTGCAGGACACGTTGATCACGATCCTGTCGGAGAAGACGCTGCCGATACCGGAACTGGGGCAGGAGGTGCAGGCGGTCCGCGGCTTCAACCTGATCGCCACGGCCAACGACCGCGACCGGGGCGTCAACGACCTCTCCAGCGCCCTGCGCCGCCGCTTCAACACGGTCGTGCTGCCGCTGCCGGAGAGCGCGGAGGCCGAGGTGGACATCGTCTCCCGCCGCGTCGACCAGATCGGCCGCTCCCTCGACCTGCCGGCGGCGCCCGACGGCATCGACGAGATCCGCCGGGTCGTCACGGTCTTCCGTGAGCTGCGCGACGGGGTCACCGCCGACGGCCGCACCAAGCTGAAGTCGCCGAGCGGCACGCTCTCGACGGCGGAGGCGATCTCCGTCGTCACCAACGGCCTCGCTCTGGCCGCGCACTTCGGCGACGGAGTCCTGCGCCCCGGGGACGTCGCCGCGGGCATCCTCGGCGCCGTCGTCCGCGACCCGGCGGCCGACCGTGTCATCTGGCAGGAGTACCTGGAGGCGGTCGTGCGCGAGCGCGACGGCTGGACGGACTTCTACCGCGCGTGCCGGGAGGTGAGCGCGTGA
- a CDS encoding SWIM zinc finger family protein has translation MTQQGVRWTADQVLALAPDAASRKAGSKLGAAGPWSEAGSADEGTVWGLCKGSGSKPYQTVIDIADASGPAYKCSCPSRKFPCKHALGLLLLWAGGDGAVPPGQPPDWAEEWIKGRRQRAEDKRSADASGSSTGSADPEAARRRAERRAVRVTAGATELEQRLTDLLRGGLAGAEQSGYGLWEETAARMVDAQAPGLAARVRELGAIPASGPGWPVRLLEECALLHLLDQGWLRRERLPAGLADTVRSRIGLPASADGPPVRDRWLVLAQYDTADVKLTTRRIWLHGADSGRTALLLSYGAAGRAPELTLPVGLALDAELTAYPGAGQLRAALGEQFAAPAPAAIRPPGLTTAEATARYGVALRDDPWLDSVPVTLDRVIPTPDGTSWQLADADADTALPLTPAARARPGLWRLVALSGGAPVKVFGECGHRGFTPLTAWPQGAGDAVQLY, from the coding sequence ATGACTCAGCAGGGGGTGCGCTGGACCGCGGATCAGGTGCTGGCACTGGCGCCTGACGCCGCGTCGCGCAAAGCGGGAAGCAAACTCGGGGCGGCGGGGCCGTGGTCCGAGGCGGGCAGTGCCGACGAAGGGACGGTGTGGGGGCTGTGCAAGGGCAGTGGCAGCAAGCCGTATCAGACGGTCATCGACATCGCGGACGCGTCCGGGCCCGCGTACAAGTGCAGTTGCCCGAGCCGGAAGTTCCCGTGCAAGCACGCTCTCGGGCTGCTGCTGCTCTGGGCGGGCGGGGACGGTGCGGTGCCGCCGGGGCAGCCGCCGGACTGGGCGGAAGAGTGGATAAAGGGGAGAAGGCAGCGCGCCGAGGACAAGCGGTCGGCGGACGCGTCCGGTTCCTCGACGGGCTCCGCTGATCCGGAGGCGGCACGGCGCAGGGCCGAGCGCCGGGCGGTGCGGGTCACGGCAGGGGCCACGGAGCTGGAGCAGCGTCTGACGGATCTGCTGCGCGGCGGTCTGGCCGGCGCGGAACAGTCGGGGTACGGGCTGTGGGAGGAGACGGCGGCCCGCATGGTCGACGCCCAGGCACCGGGACTGGCCGCGCGGGTCCGGGAGTTGGGTGCGATCCCGGCGTCCGGCCCCGGCTGGCCGGTCCGTCTGCTGGAGGAGTGCGCCCTGCTCCACCTCCTCGACCAGGGCTGGCTGCGCCGCGAGCGCCTGCCCGCCGGTCTGGCGGACACGGTCCGCTCCCGTATCGGCCTGCCCGCCTCGGCGGACGGCCCACCCGTGCGGGACCGCTGGCTGGTCCTCGCCCAGTACGACACGGCCGACGTGAAACTGACGACCCGCCGGATCTGGCTGCACGGCGCGGACTCGGGCCGCACCGCGCTGCTCCTCTCCTACGGCGCCGCCGGCCGCGCCCCCGAGCTGACGCTGCCGGTGGGGCTGGCCCTGGACGCGGAGCTGACGGCGTACCCGGGTGCCGGCCAGCTCCGAGCGGCCCTGGGCGAGCAGTTCGCAGCGCCTGCTCCCGCGGCGATACGGCCACCGGGCCTGACCACGGCCGAGGCGACCGCCCGCTACGGCGTGGCGCTCCGCGACGACCCGTGGCTGGACTCCGTCCCGGTGACCCTGGACCGGGTCATACCGACCCCGGACGGCACCTCGTGGCAGCTCGCGGACGCCGACGCGGACACGGCCCTGCCGCTCACCCCGGCCGCCCGCGCCCGCCCGGGCCTGTGGCGTCTGGTCGCGCTGTCCGGTGGTGCGCCGGTGAAGGTGTTCGGCGAGTGCGGCCACCGCGGCTTCACCCCGCTGACGGCCTGGCCACAGGGCGCGGGCGACGCCGTACAGCTGTACTGA